The following proteins are co-located in the Sphingorhabdus lutea genome:
- a CDS encoding Hsp20 family protein → MQRFDFTPYRRTTVGFDHLFDLLENAGRANNNENYPPFNIERLTENEYQITIAVAGFKRHEIDITAQQNSVIVQGQKQIDGNDNRDYLHLGIANRNFERRFQLADHVFVKGADMEDGLLTILLERKIPEELKPRKISIGATLEAPSDANVSIETAPSIEVNKAKKADKAA, encoded by the coding sequence ATGCAACGTTTTGATTTTACACCATATCGCCGCACCACAGTTGGTTTTGACCATTTGTTTGACTTGCTTGAAAATGCAGGCCGCGCGAATAATAATGAAAATTACCCGCCGTTTAACATCGAACGGCTTACCGAAAATGAATATCAAATTACCATTGCCGTTGCTGGTTTTAAGCGTCATGAAATTGACATTACCGCCCAACAAAATAGTGTCATTGTGCAGGGTCAAAAACAAATTGATGGTAATGATAATCGCGACTATCTGCATCTTGGCATCGCAAACAGAAATTTTGAGCGCCGCTTTCAATTGGCCGATCATGTTTTTGTAAAGGGTGCAGATATGGAAGATGGCTTATTAACCATTTTGTTGGAGCGCAAAATTCCTGAGGAATTAAAACCTCGTAAAATTTCCATCGGCGCAACTCTTGAAGCACCAAGTGATGCCAATGTTTCTATTGAAACAGCGCCCTCTATTGAAGTTAATAAAGCGAAAAAAGCCGACAAAGCTGCTTAA